One Lacticaseibacillus rhamnosus genomic window carries:
- a CDS encoding PTS glucitol/sorbitol transporter subunit IIA, with the protein MSSVAATVKYETTILEVGSEARGFKDINMAILFGDEAPDALRSSCFIIKVNQILEPIKPGDVMMFGDQTYAITAVGNEVNTNLGNLGHTAIVFDGATTPELAGSLYLEQKPYPDLDVGTVIKVMKGE; encoded by the coding sequence GTGTCGTCAGTAGCAGCAACAGTGAAATATGAAACCACCATTCTTGAAGTTGGTTCCGAAGCGCGCGGGTTTAAGGATATTAACATGGCGATTCTTTTTGGAGATGAGGCGCCTGACGCGTTGCGGTCATCCTGCTTCATTATCAAAGTGAATCAAATTCTTGAGCCGATTAAACCCGGCGATGTGATGATGTTTGGTGATCAGACTTATGCCATTACGGCGGTGGGCAACGAAGTCAATACGAACTTAGGCAATTTAGGTCACACCGCGATTGTTTTTGACGGTGCGACCACACCGGAACTGGCCGGATCACTGTACTTGGAGCAAAAGCCCTATCCGGATTTGGATGTCGGCACCGTCATTAAGGTTATGAAGGGGGAATAA
- a CDS encoding DUF4311 domain-containing protein codes for MPILTILFQSIIIGGLVGFAAGVGAARMFTAPKTQALGAFRTLGEMNAAEGDPASHFSFGLGFFFNAWASTVGAGAFTQDITHRVIPNWAAAGLLVKNRNVEQTMHNPKKMGIAGAIAGIVVVAFLNVTSSSIPESLQVTAVKVLVPAANQLINLVMPILFWLAAIDAGRRSGLFGTVFGGLSAMIMGNAVPGVVLGILVGKGVDELGWTRITKSILVAAILLFVLSGFFRGFDLNLLKSFNLNAPDWLSNIHNTLSGK; via the coding sequence TTGCCAATTCTCACAATTTTATTCCAGTCCATCATTATTGGCGGATTGGTTGGTTTTGCGGCAGGGGTTGGGGCAGCACGGATGTTCACCGCGCCAAAGACACAAGCTTTGGGCGCGTTTCGAACACTGGGCGAAATGAACGCGGCAGAAGGCGATCCGGCTTCGCATTTTAGTTTCGGGTTGGGTTTCTTCTTTAATGCTTGGGCGTCAACGGTTGGGGCCGGCGCCTTTACGCAGGATATTACGCACCGTGTCATTCCGAACTGGGCGGCTGCTGGGTTACTGGTTAAAAATCGTAACGTTGAACAAACCATGCATAATCCTAAGAAAATGGGGATTGCCGGGGCGATTGCCGGCATCGTGGTCGTTGCTTTCTTGAATGTCACGTCCAGTTCGATTCCCGAATCGCTGCAAGTGACGGCGGTTAAAGTGCTTGTTCCGGCGGCGAATCAGTTGATTAACCTCGTGATGCCAATCTTATTCTGGTTGGCGGCAATTGATGCCGGTCGACGGTCAGGCCTGTTTGGAACCGTGTTTGGCGGTTTATCGGCGATGATTATGGGTAATGCGGTACCAGGGGTCGTTTTAGGCATTCTTGTCGGAAAAGGTGTTGATGAACTAGGATGGACTCGAATTACGAAATCAATTTTGGTTGCGGCCATTTTGCTTTTCGTCTTATCAGGGTTCTTCCGCGGATTCGATCTCAACTTGCTGAAGTCCTTTAACTTAAATGCACCTGACTGGTTGTCGAATATTCATAACACGTTAAGCGGAAAGTAG
- a CDS encoding PRD domain-containing protein, which yields MSPLEAEIKLPVEVQKMIAQSQDPQAVQVIVSDVIQLAEQAEIHFTAVQLQVLTNHLIEMINRSKSGEKLPAVDPQMFAEVSKKSLDLADQVVRHIGHLADAEKYVLSIHFEAAQNKI from the coding sequence ATGTCACCACTGGAAGCCGAAATTAAGCTACCTGTTGAAGTGCAAAAAATGATTGCCCAAAGCCAAGATCCACAGGCGGTTCAAGTGATTGTCAGTGACGTGATTCAGTTAGCCGAACAAGCGGAGATTCATTTTACCGCGGTTCAGTTGCAAGTGTTAACGAATCATCTGATTGAAATGATCAACCGCTCAAAGTCAGGCGAAAAGTTGCCGGCAGTCGATCCCCAAATGTTTGCGGAAGTCTCGAAAAAGTCGCTGGATTTAGCCGATCAAGTGGTTCGGCACATCGGTCATTTGGCGGATGCGGAGAAGTATGTGTTATCGATTCACTTTGAAGCGGCGCAGAACAAGATTTGA
- a CDS encoding SFCGS family glycine-rich protein yields MVKVVIADRMGKGQNVAKGVEAAGGTAVVVPGMGADMRLGQVMDKEKADMGISFCGSGGAGAITAHTQYGWPERHGMRSIQEGVTAIEEGTKVLGFGFMDQEALGKALVEAWNKKYPEA; encoded by the coding sequence ATGGTTAAAGTAGTTATCGCAGATCGGATGGGTAAAGGTCAAAACGTTGCTAAAGGAGTTGAAGCCGCTGGTGGTACTGCCGTTGTGGTGCCTGGTATGGGGGCGGATATGCGTTTGGGTCAGGTGATGGATAAAGAAAAAGCCGATATGGGCATTAGCTTCTGTGGTTCCGGCGGTGCGGGGGCGATTACTGCGCATACGCAATATGGATGGCCGGAACGTCATGGCATGCGCTCGATTCAAGAAGGTGTGACTGCCATCGAGGAAGGCACTAAAGTTCTCGGTTTTGGCTTTATGGATCAAGAAGCGTTGGGTAAAGCACTGGTCGAAGCGTGGAACAAGAAGTATCCCGAAGCGTAA
- a CDS encoding transaldolase family protein translates to MFIDTANLSQIKEMLQFNQFEGVTTNPKLLLKEGQPRFEQLTKIRALKPGVLFVQLVGDTKDELLADYHELRRRFPDTDDTRMAFKVPLFEPGYQAISAIRDEKPDECLLGTAVYSTRQGFMACVVDCDYIAPYVNRMEQLDIDPYKMIAETHSFYQSTDTHIKIMGASFKNASQVMAAIKAGAANVTISYDIFKQLMTNAAANDAIRVFNEEGRQLDKTAGV, encoded by the coding sequence ATGTTCATTGATACTGCCAATCTCAGCCAGATTAAGGAAATGTTGCAGTTTAACCAGTTTGAAGGCGTTACGACTAATCCTAAGTTGTTGCTTAAGGAAGGCCAGCCGCGTTTTGAACAGCTGACTAAGATTCGCGCCTTAAAGCCCGGCGTTTTATTCGTTCAGCTGGTGGGTGATACCAAGGACGAACTGTTGGCTGATTATCATGAATTGCGCCGCCGTTTTCCGGACACGGATGATACCCGAATGGCGTTTAAAGTGCCGCTGTTTGAACCGGGCTATCAGGCAATCTCTGCAATTAGGGATGAAAAGCCCGATGAATGTCTGCTGGGAACGGCCGTATATTCAACGCGCCAAGGCTTCATGGCTTGCGTTGTGGATTGCGACTATATCGCGCCATACGTGAATCGCATGGAGCAGCTCGACATTGATCCATATAAAATGATCGCCGAGACCCACAGCTTTTATCAAAGTACCGATACGCATATTAAGATCATGGGGGCAAGTTTCAAAAACGCCTCACAAGTCATGGCCGCGATCAAAGCCGGCGCCGCAAATGTGACGATCAGTTATGATATCTTCAAACAGCTGATGACAAACGCAGCTGCTAACGATGCGATTCGGGTGTTCAATGAAGAAGGACGCCAGCTTGATAAGACTGCGGGAGTTTGA
- a CDS encoding BglG family transcription antiterminator, protein MQLSTRQRQIVLQLLNAEGVVTSKQLAEAVAVSIRTVKYDLADIREWLALHHSKLESAPRKGVWIEASVEDRMALREKIDEQLADNYLAPNERIIRMILILAQTGDYTTQQQLQARVNVSQTTVNNDLKKLAAFLHQVNVKLTSKNYYGYKLTGTELDIRRLLERIIAQQLNRKTLMAELVDCLNALVEPKRALVLTSEPTFDHAFNTILKAAIQLGKQDQKMPDPSALITTMIRLAIGIVRQGINQPVNSYHRVVEQGDSTTFTGQLILKALAFYNLPVWADDFAYYLGADGQKLTVAQNDNFVAMTHRIILAVGALVDHDFSHDSQLQENLYLHLSQSLGKENQLLQYSPFTQDIKHEYPQLFAAIEKTVHKELAAYRPILNDAFVAFIALHFMVSLNRDSQLKTVRVAYICATGIGITNLIQQRVASAIPNIELVGFASIDDARALIAREHPELVISVFPLKHLDVQVIEVQPLPNATDIAAIRRAVAKRLQVPLEQLKAEPPVVPIKPKPDLEKQTQQTILTMFSLYSELKRQLPTKIDPYYADAFMMHVFLAAQRIMFGKQYQGKPNHDDAKLAGTVERIFTDHGLAINRAEVHAILEYLNLGHAVSQKGDVTTGSRN, encoded by the coding sequence TTGCAATTGAGTACTCGGCAGCGGCAAATTGTGTTGCAGTTACTGAATGCTGAAGGGGTGGTGACATCTAAGCAGTTGGCAGAAGCCGTGGCGGTCAGTATTCGCACCGTGAAGTATGACTTGGCAGATATTCGTGAATGGCTTGCATTGCACCATTCCAAACTCGAAAGCGCCCCACGAAAAGGCGTCTGGATTGAAGCAAGCGTTGAAGATCGCATGGCATTGCGCGAGAAAATCGATGAGCAGTTGGCGGATAACTATTTGGCCCCGAATGAACGGATTATCCGCATGATTCTGATTTTGGCGCAAACAGGTGACTATACGACCCAACAGCAGCTTCAAGCGCGGGTGAATGTCAGTCAAACGACCGTGAACAACGATTTAAAGAAACTGGCTGCCTTTTTGCATCAGGTGAATGTGAAGCTCACGAGTAAGAATTATTATGGCTACAAACTCACGGGGACGGAGCTGGATATTCGCCGGTTGCTGGAACGCATTATCGCTCAGCAGTTGAATCGTAAGACGTTGATGGCGGAGCTGGTGGATTGCCTCAATGCCTTGGTTGAACCGAAACGGGCGCTCGTTTTGACGAGTGAGCCGACCTTTGATCATGCGTTTAATACGATCCTGAAAGCGGCGATTCAACTGGGAAAACAGGATCAGAAAATGCCTGATCCCAGCGCTTTGATCACGACCATGATTCGGCTCGCAATCGGCATTGTGCGCCAAGGGATTAATCAGCCGGTGAATAGTTATCATCGGGTTGTGGAGCAAGGCGACAGTACCACGTTTACCGGTCAGTTGATTCTCAAAGCACTGGCGTTTTACAACCTGCCAGTTTGGGCCGACGATTTTGCTTATTACCTTGGAGCGGATGGTCAGAAGTTAACGGTGGCACAGAACGACAACTTTGTGGCTATGACGCACCGAATCATCTTGGCAGTTGGGGCGCTGGTTGATCACGATTTCAGTCACGACAGTCAACTTCAGGAAAATCTCTACCTGCACCTCAGCCAGTCGCTTGGCAAGGAGAATCAACTGCTTCAATACAGTCCGTTTACGCAGGACATCAAGCACGAATATCCGCAGTTGTTTGCAGCCATTGAAAAGACGGTGCATAAGGAGCTGGCCGCCTATCGCCCGATTTTGAACGATGCCTTTGTGGCCTTTATCGCCTTGCATTTCATGGTATCGCTCAATCGGGACAGCCAACTGAAAACGGTGCGGGTCGCTTATATTTGTGCCACCGGTATTGGGATCACCAATCTGATTCAACAGCGCGTGGCTTCGGCGATACCCAACATTGAATTGGTCGGATTTGCCTCCATTGATGATGCGCGGGCGCTGATTGCCCGCGAGCATCCTGAGCTGGTGATTAGCGTTTTCCCACTGAAGCATCTGGATGTGCAAGTCATTGAAGTCCAGCCCTTGCCAAACGCGACTGATATTGCCGCTATCCGGCGTGCGGTGGCCAAACGTTTGCAGGTGCCACTTGAACAACTCAAAGCAGAGCCGCCGGTAGTTCCGATTAAGCCTAAGCCTGATCTGGAAAAGCAGACACAACAAACAATTCTGACCATGTTCAGTCTTTATTCAGAACTCAAGCGCCAGTTGCCAACCAAGATTGACCCGTATTATGCCGATGCGTTCATGATGCACGTCTTTTTAGCTGCCCAGCGCATCATGTTTGGTAAGCAGTACCAAGGAAAACCTAATCATGACGATGCCAAATTAGCTGGCACCGTGGAACGAATTTTTACCGATCATGGCCTTGCCATCAATCGCGCGGAAGTCCATGCGATTCTTGAATATTTAAATTTAGGTCATGCTGTGTCTCAGAAGGGGGATGTCACCACTGGAAGCCGAAATTAA
- a CDS encoding DUF4312 family protein, which yields MTVVNETKHQVVTVSGKGETKQQAFAAAFSNIQKKLIGDTETAILRIVPEKVEPLKLVKSSYTEKFLFFFFKRTRTTYAVTLAVTVAVTAIDLDALVFEDVAAPSPDAMSLPNLKNILKGVK from the coding sequence ATGACAGTCGTCAATGAAACCAAACATCAAGTCGTCACGGTATCTGGCAAAGGTGAAACCAAGCAGCAAGCCTTTGCAGCCGCTTTTAGCAATATCCAAAAAAAGCTGATTGGTGATACCGAAACTGCGATTTTGCGGATCGTTCCCGAAAAAGTCGAGCCGCTGAAACTGGTTAAGTCGAGTTATACGGAAAAGTTTCTGTTTTTCTTTTTTAAACGCACGCGTACCACTTATGCAGTGACACTGGCAGTGACGGTTGCAGTTACGGCGATTGACCTTGACGCTTTGGTTTTTGAAGACGTCGCGGCACCATCGCCGGATGCCATGTCATTGCCGAATCTAAAGAATATTTTGAAGGGTGTGAAATGA